Proteins encoded within one genomic window of Companilactobacillus zhachilii:
- a CDS encoding helix-turn-helix domain-containing protein: MDNLGDILKEARQQQKLSQLETAEDICSQSTLSEIEHNKYIPNTQLLINLCERLSVVFDDLTLASNFKICKEKYFNQKVSYFYKHHEFDELRIFLNRPTVLETVQTSKQTQAYYFYLAVCSLKLDHKFDNAKELLKLSLASAGHSRKQTTLTRLGNIALGYVYARQGLKTSALRQIELSLKNFPKNTYEENLNLIFYMAALSYFQLSQFDNAIEAIEQGIHYITENESHFMLINSLYLMANIAKIVKQKNAQLAIKNYDLFNIFIHERAYEQVN, translated from the coding sequence ATGGATAATTTAGGTGATATTTTAAAAGAAGCGCGGCAGCAACAAAAGCTTTCTCAACTTGAGACTGCTGAAGACATTTGTTCCCAATCAACACTTTCTGAAATTGAACACAACAAATACATCCCCAATACGCAACTATTAATCAACCTTTGCGAACGTCTCTCAGTTGTTTTTGATGATTTGACATTAGCAAGCAATTTCAAGATTTGTAAGGAAAAATACTTTAACCAAAAAGTCAGTTATTTTTACAAGCACCATGAATTCGACGAATTACGCATATTCTTAAATCGACCAACCGTTTTAGAAACAGTCCAAACTAGCAAGCAAACTCAAGCATATTACTTTTATTTAGCCGTTTGTTCCCTCAAACTCGATCATAAATTCGATAATGCTAAAGAACTTCTCAAATTATCATTAGCCAGTGCCGGTCATAGTCGTAAACAGACTACCCTGACTCGCTTGGGTAATATTGCTTTAGGTTACGTCTACGCTAGACAAGGTTTAAAAACATCAGCCTTACGTCAAATTGAGCTTTCCTTGAAGAATTTTCCTAAAAACACATATGAAGAAAATCTTAATTTGATTTTTTACATGGCAGCTCTTTCTTATTTTCAACTTTCACAGTTTGATAACGCTATTGAAGCTATCGAACAAGGTATTCATTATATTACTGAAAATGAATCACATTTCATGCTAATCAACAGCCTTTATTTGATGGCTAATATTGCTAAAATTGTTAAACAAAAAAATGCTCAATTGGCAATTAAAAATTATGATCTTTTCAATATCTTCATTCACGAAAGAGCTTATGAACAAGTTAACTAA
- a CDS encoding NUDIX hydrolase N-terminal domain-containing protein, whose product MADIEQLLEQLQAIAQTGKHYSKDVFDRERYDQLEEVAKKLTAQLVSNASPKKLDIYFDQDTGYVTPKVDIRAAIFKDDKILLVREKSSGQWSIPGGWGDIGYSAADIAVKETFEEAGIKVKPLKMISIKDMQKNHYPKKNLNYVYKLFFECEPEENGIHSGVETSDVKYFTPDEALNLDLSLARNMPDDFKRAFECHHSINWQTYFD is encoded by the coding sequence ATGGCAGATATCGAACAACTTTTAGAACAATTACAAGCAATCGCTCAAACCGGCAAACATTACAGCAAAGATGTTTTTGACCGTGAACGCTACGATCAACTCGAAGAGGTAGCTAAAAAATTGACTGCACAATTAGTAAGTAATGCTTCTCCAAAGAAACTAGATATTTATTTTGACCAAGATACTGGCTACGTAACTCCGAAAGTCGATATTCGTGCCGCCATCTTTAAGGATGATAAGATTTTACTCGTTCGTGAAAAAAGTAGTGGTCAATGGTCAATTCCCGGCGGTTGGGGTGACATTGGTTATTCAGCAGCTGATATTGCCGTTAAAGAAACCTTTGAAGAAGCCGGAATCAAAGTTAAGCCCTTAAAAATGATTTCAATTAAAGATATGCAAAAAAATCACTATCCCAAAAAGAATCTAAATTATGTTTATAAACTTTTCTTTGAATGTGAGCCAGAAGAAAATGGTATTCATAGTGGCGTCGAAACATCCGATGTTAAATACTTTACTCCAGATGAAGCTTTAAATTTGGACTTATCATTAGCACGAAATATGCCCGATGATTTCAAACGAGCTTTTGAATGTCACCATTCAATTAATTGGCAGACTTATTTTGATTAG
- a CDS encoding topology modulation protein has product MHIIIVGNSGTGKSTLSKKIARITGYPLMHLDSLWHTTDYSDNAKIWFDRQQTLFMNQVNWIIDGNYARTMNLRIPQADIIIWLKVSRIKSLFRVLKRSLLWRIDKSSRAEMPEQFSEHLDSDYLDFLRTIFVYDDDKILRLIEKYKKDDAQIFIITNTRAKRHLLKKMSRL; this is encoded by the coding sequence ATGCATATTATAATTGTTGGAAATTCTGGGACAGGTAAGTCGACTTTATCGAAAAAAATTGCAAGAATTACTGGCTATCCATTAATGCACCTTGATAGTTTGTGGCATACGACCGACTATTCTGATAATGCTAAGATTTGGTTTGACCGCCAGCAGACACTATTCATGAATCAAGTGAACTGGATTATTGACGGTAATTATGCTAGAACGATGAATTTAAGAATACCTCAAGCCGATATTATTATTTGGCTCAAAGTAAGTAGAATAAAGTCATTATTTAGAGTTTTAAAACGTTCTCTATTGTGGAGAATTGATAAAAGTAGTAGAGCCGAGATGCCAGAACAGTTTAGTGAACATTTAGACTCCGACTATCTTGATTTTTTGAGAACGATTTTTGTCTATGATGATGACAAAATACTTAGGTTAATTGAAAAATATAAAAAGGATGATGCACAAATTTTTATTATCACTAATACTAGAGCAAAAAGACATCTTTTAAAAAAGATGTCTCGTTTGTAG
- a CDS encoding oleate hydratase encodes MYRSNGNYEAFARPLKPEGVDDKSAYIVGSGLAGLAAASFLVRDGQMKGDKIHVLEELALPGGSMDGIWNEQKGYIIRGGREMEPHFETLWDLFRSIPSLEDPDASVLDEFYWLNKKDPSFSHGRVIQDQGKELPTEGQLTLTPKAVKELIDLVMTPEKDLGDKKINEVFSEDFLNSNFWLYWSTMFAFEPWASAMEMRRYLMRFCHHIDSLSNLSSLRFTKYNQYESLIQPMIKFLEDKGVQFTYNTHVNNIKVDTSNGSKVATEIDMTTDGKDSTIALTENDLVFVTNGSITESTTYGDKTHPAPTEHELGSSWSLWENLAKQDKAFGNPDVFCKNIPEANWTISGTITLTDDEVTPYIEKISQKDPHSGSIVTSGPVSIKDSNWLYGYSISRQKHFKRQKDNELVVWVYGLFSDKPGNFVNKKITECTGDELCEEWLYHIGVPTDKIKDIAENHASTIPAHMPYITSYFMPRKVGDRPLVVPEGSKNLAFIGNFAETERDTVFTTEYSVRTAMEAVYTLLNVDRAVPEVFGSAFDVRTLLRAIYYLDGKQKIEDIKLPFKERMIEKKVMEKVHGTYIEELLKDAHLL; translated from the coding sequence ATGTATAGAAGTAATGGTAATTATGAAGCATTTGCAAGACCTTTGAAGCCAGAAGGTGTTGACGATAAGTCGGCCTACATTGTTGGATCTGGTTTAGCTGGATTGGCTGCAGCTTCATTTCTTGTACGTGATGGTCAAATGAAAGGCGACAAGATTCATGTTCTCGAAGAACTCGCTCTACCCGGTGGTAGTATGGACGGTATTTGGAACGAGCAAAAGGGCTATATTATCCGTGGTGGTAGAGAGATGGAACCTCATTTCGAAACGCTTTGGGATTTGTTCAGATCAATTCCTTCATTGGAAGATCCAGATGCATCAGTTTTGGATGAATTTTATTGGTTAAACAAGAAAGATCCAAGTTTCTCACATGGTAGAGTTATCCAAGATCAAGGTAAGGAATTGCCAACTGAAGGTCAATTAACTTTGACACCTAAAGCTGTTAAAGAATTGATTGATTTGGTTATGACACCTGAAAAAGATTTGGGTGACAAGAAGATCAATGAAGTATTCTCAGAAGACTTCTTGAATTCTAACTTCTGGCTCTATTGGTCAACAATGTTTGCCTTTGAACCATGGGCCAGTGCTATGGAGATGAGACGTTACTTGATGCGTTTCTGTCATCATATCGACTCACTTTCAAATCTATCATCGTTGAGATTTACAAAATACAATCAATACGAATCATTGATTCAACCAATGATCAAGTTCTTGGAAGATAAGGGCGTTCAATTTACATATAATACACACGTCAACAATATAAAAGTTGATACTTCAAATGGTTCAAAAGTTGCCACAGAAATTGACATGACAACTGATGGCAAGGACAGCACCATTGCTTTGACCGAAAATGATCTTGTCTTTGTTACAAATGGTTCAATTACTGAAAGTACAACTTATGGTGACAAGACTCACCCAGCACCAACTGAGCATGAATTAGGTAGCAGTTGGTCACTTTGGGAAAACTTGGCTAAACAAGATAAAGCCTTTGGTAATCCAGACGTCTTCTGCAAGAATATTCCTGAAGCTAACTGGACAATTTCAGGAACAATTACTTTGACAGACGATGAAGTAACACCATATATTGAAAAAATCAGTCAAAAGGATCCACACAGTGGTTCAATTGTCACAAGTGGTCCTGTAAGTATTAAGGATTCTAACTGGTTGTACGGTTACTCAATTAGTCGTCAAAAACACTTCAAGAGACAAAAGGATAATGAGTTAGTCGTTTGGGTTTATGGACTATTCTCAGATAAACCAGGTAACTTCGTCAATAAGAAGATTACTGAGTGCACCGGTGATGAACTTTGTGAAGAGTGGCTATACCATATTGGTGTTCCTACAGACAAAATCAAGGATATTGCTGAAAATCATGCCAGCACAATTCCAGCACACATGCCTTACATCACTTCATACTTTATGCCAAGAAAAGTGGGCGATCGTCCATTAGTAGTTCCAGAAGGTTCAAAGAACTTGGCCTTTATCGGTAACTTTGCTGAAACAGAACGTGACACCGTCTTTACAACCGAATACTCAGTCAGAACAGCTATGGAAGCTGTCTATACTTTGCTAAATGTTGATCGTGCGGTTCCCGAAGTATTTGGCTCAGCCTTTGATGTACGGACATTGTTGAGAGCAATTTACTACTTGGATGGTAAGCAAAAGATTGAAGATATCAAGTTGCCATTTAAGGAAAGAATGATTGAAAAGAAGGTTATGGAGAAAGTCCATGGCACATATATTGAAGAATTATTGAAAGATGCACATTTGCTATAG
- a CDS encoding aldo/keto reductase, whose amino-acid sequence MYKLNDGQQIPNFGFGTYKLNGRKGIQSIVSAINNGYKMIDTAYNYENEGAVGRAIAESGIDRDKLTVTSKLPGRYYAYDDAIAALQESLYRTNLDYFDLYLLHWPNPKRGMYVEAWQALIDAQKFGLVKSIGVCNFLPEHLEKLKKETGILPAVNQIELHPYFNQEEMRKFDKDNGIVTMDWSPLGRASSVLEDKLLVELANKYHKSVGQIILRWEHQLDTIPIPKSSSPMRQRENMNIFDFEISNSDMERINALTKPDGRTKNQDPAVYEEF is encoded by the coding sequence ATGTATAAATTAAATGACGGTCAACAAATTCCCAACTTTGGGTTTGGAACATATAAATTGAATGGTCGTAAGGGTATTCAGAGTATTGTTTCAGCAATAAATAATGGCTACAAAATGATTGATACAGCCTATAATTATGAAAATGAAGGAGCAGTTGGTCGAGCCATTGCTGAAAGTGGCATTGATCGTGATAAACTTACGGTTACTTCCAAACTACCAGGACGTTATTACGCATATGATGATGCTATTGCCGCCTTGCAAGAATCACTTTACCGGACAAATCTAGATTATTTTGATTTGTACCTTTTGCATTGGCCTAATCCTAAACGCGGCATGTATGTTGAAGCTTGGCAAGCTTTGATCGATGCACAAAAATTTGGTTTAGTAAAATCGATTGGTGTCTGCAACTTTTTACCAGAACACTTAGAAAAGTTGAAAAAAGAAACTGGTATTTTACCAGCTGTTAATCAAATTGAGTTGCATCCATACTTTAACCAAGAAGAGATGCGTAAATTTGACAAGGATAACGGTATTGTAACGATGGATTGGAGTCCATTGGGAAGAGCAAGTTCTGTTCTAGAAGATAAGTTGTTAGTTGAACTTGCAAACAAGTACCATAAATCAGTTGGTCAGATTATTTTAAGATGGGAACATCAATTAGATACGATTCCCATTCCAAAATCAAGTTCTCCAATGAGACAACGCGAAAATATGAACATATTTGATTTTGAAATTTCAAATTCTGATATGGAAAGAATTAACGCATTGACTAAGCCAGATGGTCGCACCAAAAACCAAGATCCAGCGGTTTATGAAGAGTTTTAA
- a CDS encoding serine hydrolase domain-containing protein — MKKIFLLILMLLAAILGTMPVTASADDTVDPTVGSQLDQNIDSVLNQKGISGTLLVIKNGKTVYETSRGYSNYANGLSNDKNTAYEIDSVQKNLTAALVMKQVQKKHLKLSDKLSKFYPAIPGSQKITIRQMLDMTSGLVLSEVGPSEILPDSGIIDADIHNVHFSELSYKKWNYQPVNFNLLCGILEQVTGKSYQELFTKAYIKKLHLKHTIFAYDENPKIDKAAGYNNIDPLSARLDYKNAFYTRKFFEFDELGTGQVYMSARDLYKVEKYIMRGKMLSKKSRKILFKRGSISTYGGGMYHGKNDNFANGWGYGFQGVVHISNNGKDAVILLENYSRIAADAKPVVKQIYGMIEDE, encoded by the coding sequence ATGAAGAAAATCTTTCTACTAATTTTAATGCTCTTGGCTGCAATTTTGGGAACAATGCCCGTTACAGCTTCAGCAGACGATACCGTAGACCCAACTGTAGGTAGTCAATTGGATCAAAACATTGACAGTGTACTTAACCAAAAGGGTATTTCGGGGACATTGCTCGTTATCAAGAATGGCAAAACGGTTTATGAGACTAGTCGTGGCTATTCAAACTATGCTAACGGTCTTAGCAATGACAAAAATACTGCTTATGAAATTGATTCAGTGCAAAAGAATTTGACAGCGGCTTTGGTGATGAAACAAGTCCAAAAGAAACATTTGAAATTATCAGATAAGCTGAGTAAATTTTATCCAGCTATTCCTGGCAGTCAAAAAATCACAATCAGGCAGATGCTTGATATGACGTCGGGATTAGTCTTGAGTGAAGTTGGTCCCAGTGAAATTTTGCCAGATTCAGGAATTATTGATGCTGATATCCATAATGTGCATTTTTCGGAATTATCATATAAAAAGTGGAATTATCAACCAGTTAACTTCAATTTATTGTGTGGTATTTTGGAGCAAGTAACTGGTAAGTCTTACCAAGAACTGTTTACGAAAGCTTATATTAAGAAATTGCATTTGAAACATACGATTTTTGCCTATGATGAAAATCCTAAAATTGATAAAGCGGCTGGATATAATAACATTGATCCGTTGTCAGCACGCTTGGATTATAAAAATGCCTTTTATACGAGGAAGTTCTTTGAATTCGATGAATTAGGAACTGGACAAGTTTATATGAGTGCTAGGGATTTATACAAAGTTGAAAAATATATTATGCGTGGAAAGATGTTGAGTAAGAAATCACGCAAAATCTTATTTAAACGCGGCAGCATCAGCACTTATGGCGGCGGTATGTATCACGGAAAGAATGATAATTTTGCTAATGGTTGGGGATATGGCTTCCAAGGTGTCGTACATATTTCGAATAATGGTAAAGATGCAGTTATCTTGTTGGAGAATTATTCACGGATTGCTGCTGACGCTAAGCCGGTTGTCAAACAAATATACGGGATGATAGAGGATGAATAG
- a CDS encoding LemA family protein, whose product MNTIIIIVVIVVLIGAYAGMYNSLVKYRNRAREFSSQIDVQLKRRTDLIPNLVETVKGYATHEKETLAHVVELRNSVTSANSLQDKVDADNELTGALRQIFALAENYPDLKANQEFSQLMEELSNTENKVSYARQAYNSQVQAYDTAIQTFPRNIIAGIHGFKEMNFLQIPDVDKEAPKVKF is encoded by the coding sequence ATGAATACAATAATTATAATTGTTGTCATCGTAGTGCTAATCGGTGCATATGCTGGCATGTACAACAGTCTTGTAAAATACCGCAACCGCGCCCGTGAATTTAGTTCACAAATCGATGTTCAATTAAAACGTCGGACTGATTTAATTCCTAATTTGGTTGAAACCGTTAAGGGTTATGCTACCCACGAAAAGGAAACCTTAGCCCACGTTGTGGAATTGAGAAACAGCGTTACTAGTGCTAATTCTCTCCAAGATAAAGTTGATGCTGATAATGAATTGACTGGTGCTTTACGTCAAATTTTTGCATTAGCTGAAAACTATCCTGACCTTAAAGCTAACCAAGAATTCTCTCAATTAATGGAAGAACTTTCAAACACTGAAAATAAAGTTTCATACGCACGACAAGCTTACAACAGTCAAGTACAGGCTTACGATACCGCTATCCAAACGTTCCCTCGTAACATCATTGCTGGAATTCATGGCTTCAAGGAAATGAATTTCTTGCAAATCCCTGATGTTGACAAAGAAGCACCTAAGGTTAAGTTTTAA
- the htpX gene encoding zinc metalloprotease HtpX: MIYEQIDRNKRKTYLIFFIFFLILAAIGSFLGLYFFDNLYTGIVIALIIAIVYTLITYFQSTSIVMQMNGARKLNSAKDAPDLWHIIEDLSMVADIPLPDIYIIDDPSPNAFATGRDPQHSAVAVTSGLYKMMDREELEGVLAHEISHVRNYDIRVSTISVALSSAIILICSIIGNAYRWWIPMRDDDRNNNNSGVIRLVLWVVGLIFAIIGPLIASLVQMAISRNREYLADVSGAELTRNPQGLINALEKLEQSTKPMKRVDDASAALYIDDPTKKKHFSGLFDTHPPLDKRIEALKKTFE; this comes from the coding sequence ATGATTTACGAGCAAATTGATCGTAATAAACGTAAAACCTACTTGATATTTTTCATTTTCTTTTTGATACTAGCAGCTATCGGTAGTTTCCTAGGACTTTATTTTTTTGACAATCTCTATACAGGAATCGTAATTGCCTTGATTATTGCGATTGTTTACACACTAATTACTTATTTTCAGTCTACTAGTATCGTAATGCAAATGAACGGTGCAAGAAAGCTAAATTCAGCGAAAGATGCACCAGATCTTTGGCATATTATTGAAGACCTTTCCATGGTTGCCGATATCCCTTTACCAGATATCTATATTATTGACGATCCTAGTCCCAATGCCTTTGCAACCGGACGAGATCCTCAACATTCAGCTGTGGCTGTAACAAGTGGCTTATATAAAATGATGGACCGTGAAGAGCTTGAAGGCGTATTAGCCCACGAAATCTCTCACGTAAGAAATTACGACATTCGAGTCTCAACAATTTCAGTTGCTTTATCATCAGCCATTATTTTAATCTGTTCAATTATCGGTAACGCCTATCGTTGGTGGATTCCGATGCGTGATGATGACCGTAATAATAATAATTCTGGCGTCATTAGATTAGTCCTGTGGGTCGTTGGTTTAATTTTCGCAATTATTGGACCATTGATCGCCAGCTTAGTTCAAATGGCAATTTCTAGAAATCGTGAATACTTGGCAGATGTTTCTGGAGCAGAATTAACCAGAAATCCGCAAGGATTAATTAATGCCTTAGAAAAACTCGAACAAAGCACCAAACCAATGAAACGAGTCGACGATGCCAGTGCTGCCTTGTATATTGATGATCCAACTAAGAAAAAACATTTTTCTGGGTTATTCGACACTCACCCACCACTGGATAAAAGAATTGAAGCATTGAAAAAGACATTTGAATAA
- a CDS encoding DNA/RNA non-specific endonuclease has translation MYMLLLVVLGAIFLFTTFMVKPKRRIHRRLVSLGLLLVVVGGSGIYESYQNNGQVTGDNPRQSEKTTTSASSDLANLNYQNNQEIEVNNNTPTFTKAELNVSDGPWQRFADLDNLNRAIQADALLSKSLMPTAKREPLYVNPTGWHNKRIKGGWLYNRSHLIGYQLTGQNNNPKNLMTGTRSLNSPEMLKHENDIAYYLKQNPNNYIRYRVKPIYRGNELVARGVQMMAESLTNNGQPDNGVSFNVYIFNVEKGVKINYSDGTSLVNNNY, from the coding sequence ATGTATATGTTGTTACTAGTAGTTTTGGGGGCGATTTTCCTATTTACCACTTTTATGGTCAAACCCAAACGTCGGATTCATCGACGCTTAGTTTCCCTAGGACTTCTGCTAGTTGTCGTTGGCGGTTCAGGTATTTACGAATCGTATCAGAACAATGGTCAAGTAACTGGTGATAATCCGCGACAGTCGGAAAAGACCACGACCTCTGCCAGTTCTGATTTAGCCAATCTAAATTATCAGAATAATCAGGAAATTGAGGTTAACAACAATACGCCTACTTTCACAAAAGCCGAACTAAATGTCTCGGATGGTCCTTGGCAACGTTTCGCTGACTTGGACAATCTCAACCGAGCCATTCAGGCCGATGCATTATTGAGTAAAAGCTTGATGCCTACCGCAAAGCGCGAACCACTTTATGTCAATCCAACTGGCTGGCATAATAAGAGAATCAAAGGTGGCTGGCTATATAATCGCTCACATCTAATTGGTTATCAGTTGACCGGACAAAATAACAATCCGAAAAATTTGATGACTGGGACTCGCTCACTGAACTCACCAGAAATGCTAAAGCACGAAAACGATATTGCTTATTATCTCAAGCAAAATCCTAATAATTATATTAGGTACCGGGTTAAACCGATATATCGTGGTAATGAATTAGTCGCTCGAGGAGTTCAAATGATGGCTGAATCGTTGACAAATAACGGTCAGCCGGATAATGGAGTTTCTTTTAACGTTTACATTTTCAACGTTGAAAAAGGTGTGAAGATTAATTATAGTGATGGTACCAGTTTAGTTAATAATAATTATTGA
- the glyA gene encoding serine hydroxymethyltransferase, translated as MVVVQYSTGDKEIFDLINKEENRQNRNIELIASENIVSDNVRKAQGSVLTNKYAEGYPGHRYYGGCEYIDQIEQIAIDRAKKLFNAEYVNVQPHSGSQANAAAYQAVLKPGDSVLGMDLNAGGHLTHGSRVNFSGKMYNFHSYGVNAEGLIDYDNVQKIAEEVQPKLIVAGASAYSRIIDFKKFREIADSVGAYLMVDMAHIAGLVAVGLHPTPVGVADIVTTTTHKTLRGPRGGMILAKEELGKKLNSAVFPGTQGGPLEHVIAGKAVAFGEDLQPEFKTYMEQVVKNAAAMAKVINDADNLSVLTGGTDNHLLNVVLTECDLNGMEVQNLLDTIHITTNKEAIPNDPLPPKFTSGLRLGSPAITSRGFDEEDCEEVARIIVDAIKYHDDPEKLQELDARTKALTDKHPVEFN; from the coding sequence ATGGTCGTAGTGCAATACAGTACAGGTGATAAGGAAATTTTCGATCTAATTAATAAGGAAGAGAATCGTCAAAATAGAAATATTGAGTTGATTGCTTCTGAAAATATCGTTTCTGACAATGTTAGAAAAGCTCAAGGTTCAGTTTTAACTAATAAATACGCTGAAGGATATCCTGGGCACCGTTACTATGGTGGCTGTGAATACATCGATCAAATTGAACAAATTGCAATTGATCGTGCCAAGAAGCTTTTCAACGCTGAATATGTTAATGTGCAACCACATTCAGGTTCACAAGCTAATGCTGCCGCTTACCAAGCTGTTTTAAAACCTGGTGACTCAGTTTTAGGTATGGATTTAAATGCTGGTGGTCACTTAACACACGGTTCTAGAGTTAATTTCTCTGGTAAGATGTACAACTTCCATTCATATGGCGTTAATGCTGAAGGATTGATTGACTACGATAATGTTCAAAAGATTGCTGAAGAAGTTCAACCAAAACTAATCGTTGCTGGTGCTTCTGCTTATAGCCGAATCATTGATTTCAAGAAATTCCGTGAAATTGCTGATTCAGTTGGTGCTTACTTGATGGTCGATATGGCTCACATTGCTGGACTCGTTGCCGTTGGTTTACACCCTACTCCAGTTGGCGTTGCCGATATTGTTACTACAACTACTCATAAAACTCTTCGAGGCCCTCGTGGTGGTATGATTTTAGCTAAAGAAGAATTAGGTAAGAAACTTAATTCAGCTGTCTTCCCTGGTACTCAAGGTGGTCCATTGGAACACGTGATTGCTGGTAAAGCTGTTGCCTTTGGTGAAGATCTTCAACCCGAGTTCAAAACTTATATGGAACAAGTCGTTAAGAATGCTGCTGCAATGGCTAAAGTTATCAACGACGCTGACAACTTGTCAGTTTTAACAGGTGGTACTGATAATCACTTGCTAAACGTTGTTCTAACTGAATGTGACTTGAATGGTATGGAAGTCCAAAACTTACTTGATACAATTCATATCACAACTAACAAAGAAGCCATTCCAAACGACCCATTGCCTCCTAAATTTACATCTGGCCTTCGTCTAGGTTCTCCTGCTATTACATCAAGAGGATTTGACGAAGAAGACTGTGAAGAAGTAGCCCGTATTATTGTTGATGCAATCAAGTATCACGATGATCCAGAAAAACTTCAAGAATTGGATGCACGTACAAAAGCTTTGACTGACAAACATCCAGTTGAATTTAATTAA